The sequence ttagtttttaatcttctaaaatataactattattttaaatgaatattcATTTAGCTTATTCtgttaaaatgttttatttttttgttttttttggtaaaaatcaaaaattaatattatttttttattttcatattatgaattttatatagtCATCATGTCGAAcaaatagtttcatattatagtttttaaacagataatagtttaagaaaaagaaaataaaattattaagacaaattaTTTCATTACAATTTGGTCGACAGTtaaagaagcattaagaaaaaatatttcaactttcaaataaATTAGATGCTTCAATTGTGGTTAATACTTAGTTACAaggtgctcacatcaaggtgtacatgtatgtgtatgtaaaaagtatataaaaatagttgaaaaatatataaagatattggtaattaatattaaatgacatttttgttcaaaataatacatgaaagataaaattaaaattaatctaaaataaaaaaggctttgacattagtcattttttttcatatagagaaaataaaatttgtatccGTAAATAGAGGTGGGCACAGATCGGATATCTGAGTATTTGGAAGTATTTGGAAGCattcgatctttagccacctagatattcggtgactcggatatctgaaatgttttagaatttaaaagaatatccgatttgatccgtaaataaaataaaattttaaaaataattgaaaattttaataataacattttattacaaaaataacacattatttaaatttttaaattttttgtacctaatataataaatttaattcctaaaaatattgtaaaactgatataaagtataatatatataacgtatatatataattatttacatatatatatatatatgcatataacagatcgaattagatatttgttcctaaaaatattggtatttgtgatttgtttcttttttggatattgtattttagtatttgatttgtttcctagagttacggatatccagttttttttgttcaaatcaaaacggataacgaatcaaatcaaaatttatgaatattttgctaaACTTTATCTGTaaactataaaaataatatatatatataaagtttggcttatgattcgttatctatttttattcgaaccgaaaaatccagagTTTGATTGGAAccatgtatgtgagttttatattaaaaaaacacaaagtacatagtgtgaacacatttatgaatatagtgttaACGCGTTAGCATacttattatcaaattattgtCAGGCTGTCACGTATCTATTATAGTGtctataaaaatttagatttttttgtacatgttgtattttgaatttttcaaaacgagtataaattactaaaactgttaaaagtctcacatacaCTTTTATGATtaaggtttaaatttttttctataaaaagatacaatgattataaaatcatatgaataaataattttattttagtaggtgtttatgtatatatatttcatatcgtttaaattaaactatacatcatatgaaaatacatacttatattttgatatatgcgttgaaaatatattgaaaagttaatattttaattttaaaattttcattgtttttaaatgattataaattattgaatcCAATAAAAattccacattaaaaaaaatcgttggtgtaaaattttgttacaaaatatgcgaataatcataaaatcatatgagtagaaatatcatttaataaatatccatattatatttatactatatatctatgttaatatcatttaaatttaattatttatcatatatgatataaaagattaattgttttgatttatttatcctAAAATGATTGCGAGTAAACAAGAGTGgtcgtttgatttatatgcgcACACGAATTTATTACGTAATAGTAACATATTTCTTagctatttaatatataattattattttattatttcataatatgcaaaAACATAAagtaagtaataaatataaaatatttattctgctcgagacgcggatcttaacctaggtatgtatctctttaataattttaaatcttaaacattttctagaAATCTCTGGCCAAAACAGAATAATGAAATGAGAATAAgctaaaaaattaatatttatatcgagcaataaccaaaatgaaaaaaaaatgaataaaaatgacacaaaaatgagaaaaatattgaagatagataggattgacacgtgaacgtaaacttctcataaacataattaaattttttattgctaaatcatgatacaAAACCGAGCTGTCATAGTtttattgtaaccaaatagtaggcatgagattctttggcctaaacgttaggttcttatgcgataagttattttttgacctaaaatatttttaaaaatgagatcAGTAAAccaattatgtaattaacaaaagagtttttttttaaaaaatcagcaTGCGCAAGGCGCATGTTTTATCCTAGTATGCTCTTATTACCAAAACAACATCTCATATactcttttcaatttttttatttttaattaatatttatttaaacacaaaatagagtaaatgaccataaaaccaaagtaaaactaaaataattacaaTTCACCCATATGGATTATCCAATCCAACTGGATATTCATCGGGTCAACCCATTTATTCAcactccaaaatctccaaaatctccaaaattGACTTAATTTAGGTTTTACTTACTTCTCATTTCTTTTTCTTCACTAAACAAATCCATCTTTTTAatcctatcgatttttttttcatacttTAACAACAGAGAAAGTATAATTTTCCGACAGAAATTGTGTTCGAATCTTTCTTTAGAAAAAGCTACAAAATTAGGAACCACGAATTACACACCGAAAAATCGAAATAACGAACCTAGAATGGTATAACTCAATAAAACTTAGTACAACTTCAACAAAGATGTTGTGTATGAGTAAAAGGAAGTACTAAAAGGTACAAATCAACCTTTAACCACTGTGAATACAAGAGGAAAATAGAAGTCCATAAAAGAACTCATCTTCATCACCATCAAACGAAACTAGCTCTAGTCGATCGAATGAATCCGTAATCATTCATCAACTGAGTAGAACTCGTACAAAGAATCCGCCGGTCCCTTTTGATGGAGTTGATCCGAAGtgatccaaacaaaaaaaagagagactaGCTCTAGGGATAGTTTGAAGATGGCTTCTTTCTACTTCTTCTCCATTGTCATCATACGAGTTCTTAATGACTAGAAATGTGACAAAAGCTGTGGATTTAAACTTTGCCGAAGTGTgacaaatataaaagaaaatagaagCAGATGAACTCATCTTCATCACCATCAAATCAACTCTAGTGGATTGAATCCGTAGTAATCGTGAAATGAGGAGAGACTGGTTATTGGGATAGTCTAGAGATGGTTTCTCTCTACTTCTTATCCAGCGTCATCCTATGAGTTGTCAATGTGATAAAAGATGTGGAGTACTTTGCCGAAGTTTGACAAAGTTTTACCTTTGCATTTGTCAAACTTAGCAAAACTTAGAAATCAAGAATAAAAGCATATATAATATGGACTCAGATAATGTCCGTAAGCAAACTTAATAAAATTTGGTAACCGGAAACTTCATCCAATGTTTTAGGATtaagaaaactaaaaataaaagataaaaatttaaaagttttgatttaGAAGGCATGCGAAGGGACACTCAAAGCTTACACATAAATGACTTTCCAATCTTATCCCAGTCAATATATGGGACTTTGACAGTTGCCAAATTCTCATTTCCAAGGAGGAGCTTGGCTTGAAGTCTCTCCTTCTTTGCCTTCACGTTGAAAAGTGCCTCCTTCTCCATCTCCTCAAGTAACTTTACTTGATCAGAAATATAGTATACTTCAGTTCGTGCTGAATGCCTTTTCTCCTTCTCCTGCATCTGATCATTCACCATGTGGAGGATCACTTTGTAGTTTTCCTTTGTTTCTGCCTTCGCTTTCTTGTAACCTTCTTCAGGTGTTTGTTTAACAACTTGTTGGTTGTGTTTTGAAATTGTTAAACTTATCATCGCCATTTCTAAGAGACATTGGTTACAAGCCCCTCGACAACTTAAGCGAATCTTGTAGACTGTAGTGAACTTTTTAAGCAAAGAAACATAAACCTAACACTACAAGAGATAACATTCTAGGAAGGTTTGTAGATACTAATGAAGCACATAAATAATACATTATACACATGGTAACACGTTTCATTCATCATTTATAAACAGTTTTCGTCAAATGTTATCATCATTTTTGTGAGAATCAACATCTTATCTTGTGGCGATATCATCCTTCTCGACGGTGAAATCCCAGATATCACCATACTTGTCATTAAAGTCCCAAATGCTCATAGTGTTGTAGTCATTAATGAGCTTGTCACGAGCTCCTCTCTCCATTTTGTAAATCTGAGGTTCGAAGTTGTGGGGCATGTCTGGTTTATCCATCTCTATTATACAGAACACTATGGTAAACAAACCCGCACCTATGAACAAGTACTCACCCTGCAACACACAAACACTTGTGATTCCTCTTCTTCTCAAACAGAAACTGTAATAGAGACTTGATTAATGAGAAGCTCTCATGTCTTAACTAACAAACCAAAACCCACATTTTCAACAGTCTGTTTGAGACGTCTTTATCTTTAACGaacttttaaaatctatagtcTAGTTTCAGATACAAGTTGACCCACTGTGTCTTAGCTTATATGGGTTTGGTCGACGCAGCCAAGACATGATGCTAAGTAATGAAAATTTATGGAAGAAAGCAAAAGGTGTTGAAGTTACCGGAGCATCAAAATACATCCCAGCAGCAATGGCAGGAAGAAACAACCAAGAGATTAAACCTTGAAACCCAGATGGAGGATCCACAGCAGCAATATCATCTGCAATTGCTCCCCAAAACGTTCCtaaagaagaacaaaaacatTCAAGAAACCGAAACAAGAAGAAGGAATAATTGAAGAGTAGAACTAAAAAAGCAACCCTTCTCAACTTCTCCTTCGTAGAAAGTATGAGCTCCATCGTAATACCCATACTTGAAATCCTCCTGCAACCAAAACAGAAACCACCCTTTAGAACACAAACACTTTCACCAATCGCCCACGAACTCTTGATTCAAATCTTTACCATTTCAATACTGTTAAGCTCGAACTGACCAATGGGATCTTCGTTGATATCTGGTTCGATCTGCGACAACCCAGCCGCGGAGACCAGCTTGGCTAACTTTAATCTCCGGCAAGAGGAGGAACTGACACATTTCACGACGTTGGGAGAGAAACCGGTGGTCTGATCAGAAACACCAACTCTGAGTTTCGAATTGATGATCTTTGGGATCGATTTGGGAGAGAGAATCGTGACAGTTGAATTAATGGTtgccattgttttttttttattttgctttatcttcttctctttgtttCTCTTTGCTGTGTGTGTCTCagagtttttaagaaaaatcccCGCTATTTTTTGTGTGTGCGTGTTTGTAAGCAAAAGATATTAATGGTTACTGTCTGTTATATTATCAAAGGCGACCAACAAATCCATAAACGCCACGTTGGAAATAACCATTTCGCATGAAGGCTGCTGGCTATTATGTAACGGACCAGCTTTATGGTAACTGAAATTAACACTATCTCtgtatactaaagcacaagtcattTATTCTGTCAAAATTTGACATGTATTAATCtattttttcaaagaaaaatacaaaaaaaaaaaacagttgaaaAAGCTTTCATGTTAATACCATATTTTCAGCAATTCCAAGTACCTAACTACTTCATTAATCAAATTATCTTATTCTCACGTTCGTAATTAACTGTCCGGAtttcaaatacttttttttctctatatttttttatctatata comes from Brassica rapa cultivar Chiifu-401-42 chromosome A02, CAAS_Brap_v3.01, whole genome shotgun sequence and encodes:
- the LOC103848832 gene encoding photosynthetic NDH subunit of subcomplex B 5, chloroplastic; translation: MATINSTVTILSPKSIPKIINSKLRVGVSDQTTGFSPNVVKCVSSSSCRRLKLAKLVSAAGLSQIEPDINEDPIGQFELNSIEMEDFKYGYYDGAHTFYEGEVEKGTFWGAIADDIAAVDPPSGFQGLISWLFLPAIAAGMYFDAPGEYLFIGAGLFTIVFCIIEMDKPDMPHNFEPQIYKMERGARDKLINDYNTMSIWDFNDKYGDIWDFTVEKDDIATR